The following coding sequences are from one Clostridioides difficile ATCC 9689 = DSM 1296 window:
- the rbr gene encoding rubrerythrin, producing the protein MNLKDSKTKENLLRAFAGESQARNRYNISASVAKKEGLYIIESLFNYTADQEKSHAKQFFSKLKEFAGENISISGAYPVDLYDKTAQHLKAAQHNELQEWDDVYKNFGKTAREEGFESIAKLFENIAEIEKVHGDRFGRYATDLEEGTLFRRNEDIQWICTHCGHIHIGKEAPKACPVCLHPQGYFLDFKNSLFE; encoded by the coding sequence ATGAATTTAAAAGATAGTAAAACTAAAGAAAATTTATTAAGAGCTTTTGCAGGTGAGAGTCAAGCTAGAAATAGATACAATATTTCTGCATCTGTAGCAAAAAAAGAAGGATTATATATAATAGAGTCTTTATTTAATTACACTGCTGACCAAGAAAAATCACATGCAAAACAATTCTTTTCTAAATTAAAAGAATTTGCTGGTGAAAATATAAGTATATCAGGAGCATACCCTGTAGATTTATATGACAAGACAGCACAACACCTTAAAGCTGCACAACATAATGAGCTTCAAGAGTGGGATGATGTATATAAAAACTTTGGAAAAACAGCACGTGAAGAAGGATTTGAATCTATAGCTAAGTTATTTGAAAATATAGCTGAAATAGAAAAAGTTCATGGTGATAGATTTGGTAGATATGCTACTGATTTAGAAGAAGGTACTTTATTCAGAAGAAATGAAGATATACAATGGATATGTACACATTGTGGCCATATACATATAGGTAAAGAAGCTCCAAAAGCTTGTCCTGTATGTCTTCATCCACAAGGATATTTCTTAGATTTTAAAAACTCATTATTTGAATAA
- a CDS encoding YhbD family protein: MEELISKKDLLSKTNISYGQLYRWKRKNIIPEEWFIKKSAFTGQETFFPRDKILERIELILSMKEETSLDDIANMFMKKDINKEFDIDFILSKEVICNYTKEIFQNLYKKEQSIGKKELLILSIIEKFLVKSIITFEELKLIVNIIEENFTSIYNESGKIYLFRKFGVPFVVGCLDYKKVKFEKDVVKIIEIDLTKEINDISIKLS; encoded by the coding sequence ATGGAAGAATTAATATCTAAGAAAGATTTATTGAGCAAAACTAATATATCTTATGGTCAATTATATAGATGGAAAAGAAAAAACATAATACCAGAGGAATGGTTTATAAAAAAATCAGCTTTTACAGGTCAAGAGACTTTCTTTCCAAGAGATAAAATACTAGAAAGAATAGAGTTAATATTGTCTATGAAAGAGGAGACTTCTCTTGATGATATTGCAAATATGTTTATGAAAAAGGATATTAATAAAGAATTTGACATTGATTTTATTCTCAGTAAAGAAGTTATATGTAATTATACCAAAGAAATATTTCAAAATTTATATAAAAAAGAGCAAAGCATAGGTAAAAAAGAACTGCTTATATTGAGCATAATAGAGAAGTTTTTAGTTAAATCTATAATAACTTTTGAAGAGTTAAAATTGATAGTGAATATAATAGAAGAAAATTTTACATCAATATACAATGAAAGTGGAAAGATTTATTTGTTTAGAAAGTTTGGAGTTCCATTCGTAGTAGGATGTCTGGATTATAAAAAAGTAAAGTTTGAAAAAGATGTAGTTAAGATTATTGAGATTGACTTGACAAAAGAAATAAATGATATAAGTATAAAGTTATCATAG
- a CDS encoding MarR family winged helix-turn-helix transcriptional regulator, whose protein sequence is MEDKYIVHFISKTKASMIKFIENKLSKNGLGELIPTHGNILTALYENNGILTMKEIAAKIGKDKSTVTVLVNKLINLGYLERQKCTNDKRITYIKLTKKALLIEDTFNSISTQVKETAYHNITENEKQEFLRILKKINDNFKNAD, encoded by the coding sequence ATGGAAGATAAATATATTGTACATTTCATAAGTAAAACAAAGGCTAGTATGATTAAATTCATTGAAAATAAACTCAGTAAAAATGGTTTAGGTGAGTTAATACCTACTCATGGAAATATTTTAACTGCACTTTATGAAAATAATGGAATACTTACAATGAAAGAAATTGCAGCTAAAATAGGAAAAGATAAATCCACTGTTACAGTGTTGGTTAATAAACTTATAAACCTAGGATATTTAGAAAGACAAAAATGTACAAATGACAAACGTATCACGTATATAAAGCTTACAAAAAAGGCACTGCTTATAGAAGATACTTTTAATAGCATCTCAACACAAGTTAAAGAGACAGCATACCATAATATTACAGAAAATGAAAAACAAGAATTTCTTAGAATTTTAAAAAAAATTAATGATAATTTTAAAAATGCTGACTAA
- a CDS encoding carbon-nitrogen hydrolase family protein: protein MSKENKNVRIAVVQASPVIMDLEKTVEKALGLIKEAGRKGANIVVFPEAFIPAYPRGLSFGFVVGSRTMEGREDWKRYYDNSVPVPSATTDLLGKAAQEAGVYLSMGITERDGNDINCTLYCTNLFFSPEGKLIGKHRKLKPTGTERCIWGEGDGSTLTVVDTPYGKMGSLICWENYMPLARTALYAKGVKLYIAPTADSREEWQATMKHIALEGRCFVIGCNQYVEKNMYPTDLNYYKELDAEPEIMCPGGSCIVDPFGKYVAGPIFNKEEMLIADLDLEKIVLSRLDFDSEGHYSRPDVFELIVHE from the coding sequence ATGAGCAAGGAAAATAAAAATGTAAGAATTGCTGTTGTCCAGGCGTCACCAGTCATAATGGATTTAGAAAAAACTGTTGAAAAAGCATTAGGATTAATTAAAGAAGCTGGTAGAAAAGGGGCAAATATCGTAGTTTTCCCTGAAGCATTCATACCTGCATATCCAAGAGGTCTTTCATTTGGATTTGTTGTTGGAAGTAGAACAATGGAAGGTAGAGAAGATTGGAAAAGATACTATGATAATTCTGTACCAGTTCCTAGTGCTACAACAGATTTATTAGGAAAAGCAGCACAAGAAGCAGGAGTATATCTATCAATGGGTATAACAGAAAGAGATGGTAATGATATAAATTGTACCCTTTATTGCACAAACTTATTTTTCTCTCCAGAAGGTAAGCTAATTGGTAAACACAGAAAACTTAAACCTACAGGAACAGAAAGATGTATTTGGGGAGAAGGAGATGGAAGTACTCTTACAGTAGTTGATACTCCATATGGAAAAATGGGTTCGTTGATTTGTTGGGAAAATTATATGCCATTAGCTAGAACAGCTCTTTATGCTAAGGGTGTAAAACTTTACATAGCCCCTACTGCAGATTCAAGAGAAGAGTGGCAAGCAACTATGAAGCATATTGCTTTAGAAGGAAGATGTTTTGTAATTGGATGCAATCAATATGTTGAAAAAAATATGTATCCAACTGACCTTAACTACTATAAAGAGCTAGATGCAGAACCAGAAATTATGTGTCCAGGAGGAAGTTGTATAGTTGACCCTTTTGGAAAATATGTAGCAGGTCCTATTTTCAATAAAGAAGAAATGCTAATAGCTGATTTAGACCTAGAAAAAATAGTACTTAGTAGACTAGATTTTGATTCAGAAGGTCACTATTCAAGACCAGATGTATTTGAATTAATTGTTCATGAATAA
- a CDS encoding polymer-forming cytoskeletal protein, protein MEKGSIKILGEGFISSGEYENIKIVGSSKSKGNVKSNEVKVLGDAKFEGDINIKNFVVNGKTIIRGNLKAERVRVNGQLNIEGDAEIDDLVITAQQKVDGKLKCNNVTIRGQLSVNENMYAQDIKIYGEMRNKSNIECEDIKVYGAIKCDGLLNGENIYVYSGGGSYCKEIGATNIKIGRSKDAFSLIKIINIFSGKFKCNLIEGDTIELEDASIKDIRGKSISLVDNCDVVNIEYSDNLSVSDNSTVKNSIKVG, encoded by the coding sequence ATGGAAAAAGGGTCTATAAAAATACTTGGAGAAGGCTTTATAAGTAGTGGTGAGTATGAAAATATAAAAATCGTGGGAAGCTCTAAATCAAAAGGAAATGTTAAAAGTAACGAAGTAAAAGTCCTTGGAGATGCAAAATTTGAAGGTGACATCAATATAAAAAATTTTGTTGTTAACGGAAAAACTATTATAAGAGGCAATCTTAAAGCAGAGCGTGTAAGAGTGAATGGTCAACTTAATATAGAGGGAGATGCAGAAATAGATGACTTAGTTATAACTGCTCAACAGAAAGTGGATGGCAAACTTAAATGTAATAATGTTACAATAAGAGGACAATTAAGTGTAAATGAAAATATGTATGCACAAGATATAAAAATCTATGGCGAAATGAGAAATAAATCAAATATAGAATGTGAAGATATAAAGGTATATGGAGCAATAAAATGTGATGGTCTTTTAAATGGAGAAAATATATATGTTTATTCAGGAGGAGGTTCTTATTGTAAAGAGATAGGGGCAACTAATATAAAAATAGGAAGAAGCAAAGATGCTTTTTCATTAATTAAAATCATTAATATTTTTTCAGGAAAGTTTAAATGTAATTTGATAGAGGGAGATACTATTGAATTAGAAGATGCATCAATAAAAGATATACGAGGCAAAAGCATATCTCTAGTAGATAATTGTGACGTTGTAAATATTGAATACAGTGATAATTTATCAGTTTCAGATAATTCTACTGTAAAAAACAGTATAAAGGTGGGCTAG
- a CDS encoding amidohydrolase has product MKEKIYYNGNIITMEDSICGDAILIKDKIIKKIGTKEEVFALKNKDTEIIDLQGKTLMPSFIDSHSHLIAFATTLKLVPLEDATSFKDIVKKIQDFKESNNIKKGDWIIGFSYDNNFLEENKHPDKSVLDSASSENPILISHASGHMGVANTLGLKQLGVTNETRDPEGGHIGRVEGSEEPNGYLEENAFFNVASKIKQPSSNEIFNSIEKAQNIYLSYGITTAQEGLMEENQFNILKAMANQNKLKMDVVGYVNLKKSKSVVDNNREFIKKYINRFKIGGYKIFLDGSPQGKTAWLSRPYENSDDGYCGYPIYKDEEVEKFIDISLKEKMQLLTHCNGDAAADQLIDAFEKVLNLKEQSSENNIRPVMIHAQTVRADQIDDMKVINMIPSYFVAHTYYWGDIHIKNLGEDRAFKISPLKTTIEKGLIYTLHQDTPVIAPNMLETVWCAVNRITKKGIQIGENEKISPLDALKGVTINAAYQYFEEDKKGSIKEGKLANLIILDENPLTIDPMKIKDIKVLQTIREGEVLYSLK; this is encoded by the coding sequence ATGAAAGAAAAAATTTATTACAATGGAAATATCATCACAATGGAAGATTCAATATGTGGAGATGCTATTCTTATAAAAGACAAAATAATAAAAAAGATAGGAACAAAAGAAGAAGTATTTGCTTTGAAAAATAAAGATACAGAAATTATAGATTTACAAGGTAAGACATTGATGCCATCTTTTATAGATTCACATAGTCACTTGATAGCTTTTGCTACTACTCTAAAGCTAGTTCCTTTAGAAGATGCAACCAGTTTTAAAGACATAGTAAAAAAAATACAGGATTTCAAAGAGTCGAATAATATAAAAAAAGGAGACTGGATAATTGGATTTTCATATGATAATAATTTTTTAGAAGAAAATAAGCATCCAGATAAGAGTGTACTCGATAGTGCATCTTCAGAAAATCCAATACTAATTTCACATGCTTCTGGTCATATGGGAGTTGCAAATACATTGGGGTTAAAACAGCTTGGTGTTACCAATGAAACACGTGACCCAGAAGGTGGACATATAGGTAGAGTAGAAGGCAGTGAAGAACCAAATGGATATTTAGAAGAAAATGCATTTTTTAATGTAGCATCTAAAATAAAACAACCATCATCAAATGAGATTTTTAATTCAATTGAAAAAGCACAGAACATATATCTAAGCTATGGTATTACAACAGCACAAGAAGGTTTAATGGAAGAAAATCAATTTAACATTTTAAAAGCAATGGCAAATCAAAATAAATTAAAAATGGATGTTGTAGGATATGTAAATTTGAAAAAAAGTAAGTCTGTAGTAGATAATAATAGGGAGTTTATAAAAAAATATATAAATAGATTTAAAATAGGAGGTTATAAGATTTTCTTAGATGGTTCTCCACAAGGTAAGACAGCATGGTTGAGTAGACCATATGAAAATTCAGATGATGGTTATTGTGGATATCCTATATACAAAGATGAAGAAGTAGAAAAGTTTATAGATATTTCACTAAAAGAAAAGATGCAACTATTAACTCATTGTAATGGAGATGCAGCAGCAGACCAGTTGATAGATGCGTTTGAGAAAGTTTTAAACTTAAAAGAGCAAAGTAGTGAAAATAATATAAGACCAGTTATGATACATGCTCAAACAGTAAGAGCAGACCAGATTGATGATATGAAAGTAATAAATATGATACCTTCATACTTTGTAGCTCACACATATTATTGGGGTGATATTCATATCAAAAACCTTGGAGAAGATAGAGCGTTTAAGATTAGCCCACTTAAAACAACTATAGAAAAGGGATTAATTTACACTCTTCATCAGGATACACCAGTAATAGCACCTAATATGCTGGAAACAGTATGGTGTGCTGTCAATAGAATTACAAAAAAAGGTATACAAATAGGAGAAAATGAAAAGATAAGCCCATTAGATGCTTTAAAGGGTGTTACTATAAATGCAGCATATCAATATTTTGAAGAAGATAAAAAAGGTTCAATTAAAGAAGGGAAATTAGCTAATTTGATAATATTAGATGAAAACCCACTTACAATCGACCCTATGAAAATAAAAGATATTAAAGTATTGCAGACTATAAGAGAAGGAGAAGTATTGTATTCTTTGAAGTAG
- a CDS encoding YhdH/YhfP family quinone oxidoreductase, with protein sequence MNKKFKSLYITEEEGNFRRNIVEREVDTLPEGEVLIKVKYSSLNYKDALSANGNKGVTRKYPHTPGIDASGIVESSSCDDFKIGEEVLVTGYDLGMNTSGGFSEYIRVPSSWVVKLPKNLSLKEAMDYGTAGFTAALSVYKFIDSVDKNMGDVLVTGGTGGVAVIATKILIKLGYSVVVSTGKLEEQKEVLLNLGVKDVIHRSEVDDNSGRPLLRPRWAGVIDTVGGNTLATAIKTTNYCGAVTTCGNAGGVDFTSSVYPFILKGITLYGIDSVDCPMNLRLKIWDLLSNEWKLDDLDDMVNVVSLEELNDSIDSIMAGKHVGRTVVDLEKI encoded by the coding sequence ATGAATAAAAAATTTAAATCACTATATATTACAGAAGAAGAAGGAAATTTTAGAAGAAATATAGTTGAAAGAGAAGTAGATACATTGCCAGAAGGCGAAGTTCTAATAAAAGTAAAATATTCTTCTTTAAATTACAAGGATGCACTTTCTGCAAATGGTAATAAGGGTGTTACGAGAAAGTATCCTCATACACCAGGAATTGATGCATCTGGTATAGTAGAATCTAGTAGTTGTGATGATTTTAAAATTGGAGAAGAAGTTTTAGTAACAGGTTATGACTTGGGAATGAATACTTCTGGTGGTTTTTCAGAATACATAAGAGTTCCTTCTAGTTGGGTAGTTAAACTTCCTAAAAATCTTTCACTAAAAGAAGCAATGGATTATGGTACAGCAGGGTTTACAGCAGCTTTATCTGTGTATAAATTTATAGATTCTGTAGACAAGAATATGGGAGATGTATTAGTCACTGGTGGTACTGGAGGAGTTGCTGTAATTGCAACTAAAATATTGATTAAATTAGGTTATTCAGTTGTAGTTTCAACAGGAAAATTAGAAGAACAAAAAGAAGTATTACTAAACTTAGGTGTTAAAGATGTTATACATAGGTCAGAAGTGGATGATAACTCAGGAAGACCTCTGCTTAGACCAAGATGGGCTGGAGTAATAGATACAGTAGGAGGAAATACTCTAGCAACAGCAATAAAGACAACTAATTATTGTGGAGCAGTAACAACTTGTGGTAATGCAGGAGGAGTTGATTTTACAAGTTCAGTATATCCATTTATATTAAAGGGAATTACTTTATATGGTATAGATTCTGTGGATTGCCCAATGAACTTAAGATTAAAAATATGGGATTTATTATCAAATGAATGGAAATTAGATGATTTAGATGATATGGTAAATGTAGTATCATTGGAAGAGTTAAATGATAGTATAGATTCAATAATGGCAGGAAAACATGTTGGAAGAACAGTAGTTGATTTAGAAAAAATATAG